The following coding sequences lie in one Sporocytophaga myxococcoides DSM 11118 genomic window:
- a CDS encoding tyrosine-type recombinase/integrase — MIYQVIYHSYEYIIILSVGLMNIIYCKFSNGLRFPILKRVPENIPYILPFTFSIICLKGKSNKTIINTVSSIKIFYQFFAELNIDIEEEILNGNFAPITEEIKNFCSWVYLGKYKSNKSNLPISNQSNDSHLAAIKLFLRWCTIRYKCDKDIRFSIDENLAINYIHQSPKLRSYRSLKPDEVVIIRNHVLPNSPTNPYRESLQIRNFLIIELLYKTGMRLGELLTLKVNDLRKNEDYHYLRIRYKVNDIEDNRRIKPSIKNAYSEREIGINQELYSLIEHYIKYNRKPKNKPLAHAYLITSERGNALSQNTLASLFKVLEMSLHTKGITFDIALTPHAFRHTFCELYLEYLIETLNIDMERAKDKLRECCGWSPNSVMPNFYASRYINKMANKANIERLNNKY; from the coding sequence ATGATTTATCAGGTGATTTATCATTCATATGAATATATAATTATTCTTAGTGTCGGTCTTATGAACATAATTTATTGTAAGTTCTCCAATGGCTTAAGATTCCCGATTCTCAAACGGGTGCCTGAAAATATCCCTTATATACTGCCATTCACTTTTTCTATCATTTGCTTAAAAGGAAAATCTAATAAAACCATAATTAATACAGTTTCAAGCATTAAGATTTTTTACCAATTCTTTGCTGAATTAAACATTGATATTGAAGAAGAAATTCTTAATGGTAATTTTGCACCAATTACTGAAGAAATTAAAAACTTCTGTAGTTGGGTTTATCTTGGCAAATACAAATCAAATAAATCCAATCTTCCTATTTCCAATCAATCTAACGATTCACATCTAGCGGCAATAAAGCTATTCTTGAGATGGTGCACAATTAGATATAAATGTGATAAAGATATTAGGTTTTCAATAGATGAAAATTTGGCGATAAACTATATTCATCAGTCTCCAAAGCTAAGATCCTATAGAAGCTTAAAACCTGATGAAGTTGTAATAATAAGAAATCACGTTCTTCCGAACTCTCCTACAAATCCATATAGAGAATCATTACAAATTCGAAATTTTTTGATCATAGAACTATTATATAAGACCGGTATGCGTCTAGGTGAATTGCTAACTTTAAAGGTAAATGATCTTAGGAAAAATGAAGACTATCACTATTTGAGAATACGTTATAAAGTTAATGACATTGAAGATAATCGGAGAATCAAGCCTTCCATTAAGAATGCATACTCAGAAAGAGAAATTGGAATTAATCAGGAGCTTTATTCTTTAATTGAACATTACATTAAATATAATAGAAAACCCAAAAATAAGCCCTTGGCTCACGCATATTTAATAACAAGTGAACGAGGTAATGCACTTTCTCAAAATACTCTTGCAAGTTTGTTCAAAGTTCTGGAGATGTCCCTTCATACAAAGGGTATAACTTTTGATATTGCCCTCACTCCTCATGCATTTCGTCATACTTTTTGTGAGCTGTACTTAGAATATTTAATTGAAACTTTAAATATAGATATGGAAAGAGCAAAAGATAAATTACGAGAATGTTGTGGGTGGTCACCAAATTCTGTAATGCCCAATTTCTATGCTTCTAGATATATTAATAAAATGGCTAATAAAGCGAATATAGAAAGACTCAACAATAAATATTAA
- a CDS encoding site-specific integrase: MAFIFNNPGKVRVRDRLIEDQIIDTSTEVWSWRDGGIQTKIDWKKYQLNNELEEILKAYIFHRLQTRSLYTIKSNDLTLIKAFITNRLAIVYPWSLEHIQRFMLDILKINPDVLVPTFRAFYTWCLKKNIQGVNKDVLEFIYEIKFENRKPYANAFLNPTYLTSEDEALIINYLNKDDHKNYNKFRDKVLLQIAFELGPRPIQIYSLNTSDLISISSPNMDSSFYSLSLQMAKKISNTNMEKRTRSISSSLGEKLSKLISWGSKEFSENDSLALFLKNCGRTNKAERLTTIDIRKIIVQELGKLGFKKGDGATLLRHHLAQSLADQGAPAEVIAEILGHNSTLPARAYIAATPEISKIKTKALGKSNSYKNIMGMLLTGEIIDKASVPKERWVKGLLGSQYIGGIGSCGLPENTACPKNPVYACYTCHKYHPFSDGNHDAVKQGLQKQAQFFIDHAEAGNDLKTNRAVIQLEKTIEAVDAVIERCKSHKK; the protein is encoded by the coding sequence ATGGCATTCATTTTTAATAATCCAGGTAAAGTAAGAGTACGAGATCGTTTAATCGAAGATCAAATAATAGATACTAGTACAGAAGTATGGTCATGGAGAGATGGAGGAATTCAAACTAAAATCGACTGGAAAAAATATCAACTAAATAATGAACTTGAAGAAATATTAAAAGCCTATATTTTTCATAGACTTCAAACAAGGTCTCTTTATACAATCAAATCAAATGATCTTACATTAATCAAGGCTTTTATTACTAATAGGCTAGCTATTGTATATCCTTGGTCGTTAGAACATATACAAAGGTTTATGCTTGATATTCTGAAAATAAATCCCGATGTACTAGTTCCGACTTTCAGAGCCTTTTATACCTGGTGTTTAAAAAAAAACATTCAGGGGGTTAATAAAGATGTATTAGAGTTCATCTACGAAATTAAATTCGAAAATAGAAAACCATATGCTAATGCATTTTTAAATCCAACATACTTAACAAGCGAAGATGAAGCCCTAATAATAAATTATTTAAACAAAGATGATCATAAAAATTACAATAAATTTAGAGATAAGGTACTTTTACAAATTGCTTTTGAATTAGGACCTAGGCCTATACAAATATATTCCCTTAATACCTCTGATCTAATATCCATAAGCTCCCCAAACATGGATTCTTCTTTTTATTCTTTGTCATTGCAAATGGCAAAAAAGATATCAAATACTAATATGGAAAAAAGAACAAGAAGCATATCATCTTCATTAGGAGAAAAGTTATCTAAATTAATATCATGGGGATCAAAGGAATTTTCAGAAAATGATTCATTGGCATTATTTTTAAAAAACTGTGGCAGAACAAATAAAGCAGAACGGTTAACAACTATTGACATTCGCAAAATCATTGTTCAAGAATTGGGAAAACTTGGTTTTAAAAAAGGAGACGGAGCAACATTACTTCGTCATCATCTTGCCCAGTCCTTAGCTGATCAAGGTGCTCCTGCTGAAGTAATCGCTGAAATTCTGGGCCACAACTCTACCCTGCCGGCTCGAGCATATATTGCTGCAACACCTGAGATATCAAAAATAAAGACGAAGGCATTAGGTAAAAGTAATTCTTATAAAAACATTATGGGAATGCTTTTAACTGGTGAAATTATTGATAAAGCATCTGTTCCTAAAGAAAGATGGGTTAAAGGTTTGTTAGGTTCTCAATATATAGGAGGAATTGGCTCATGCGGATTACCTGAAAATACTGCTTGTCCCAAGAATCCAGTTTATGCCTGCTATACCTGTCATAAATACCATCCCTTCTCTGATGGTAATCATGATGCGGTAAAACAAGGTCTGCAGAAGCAGGCTCAATTTTTTATAGATCATGCAGAAGCAGGAAATGACCTTAAAACAAACAGAGCTGTAATTCAGCTTGAAAAGACAATTGAAGCTGTTGATGCAGTGATTGAAAGGTGCAAGTCTCATAAAAAATAA
- a CDS encoding helix-turn-helix domain-containing protein, with protein MLQQIFGKVVRELRIEKGITQEKLAELADLDRAFIYHLEAGNKEPSLTTIFKISDGLKVSPSVIIGKIDEIRRG; from the coding sequence ATGCTGCAGCAAATTTTTGGTAAGGTTGTAAGAGAATTAAGGATCGAAAAAGGTATTACTCAAGAAAAGCTTGCAGAACTTGCTGATCTAGACAGGGCTTTTATATATCATTTGGAAGCTGGAAATAAAGAACCTTCGCTTACTACAATTTTTAAAATTTCAGATGGTCTGAAGGTCTCCCCTTCTGTGATTATTGGAAAAATCGATGAAATTAGAAGAGGTTAA
- a CDS encoding restriction endonuclease, whose protein sequence is MQLDFSELETKKNPKEAGKRFEELVAAYFRKLKEDPINRIMDVKVEPSGEGGDGGRDILVTFNINDSVVTFSRKWVIQCKFHNSSISTSHLNKVNIPSLIHQYSADGYLLICKDVPAISTTNMFESLRKNCRFCYNYEIWSGSRFKDLLYTQTDIHKSFFPKYYQETLQFIRNNK, encoded by the coding sequence ATGCAATTAGATTTTTCCGAATTAGAAACTAAAAAAAATCCGAAAGAAGCAGGAAAGAGATTTGAGGAACTTGTTGCGGCATATTTTAGAAAGTTAAAAGAAGATCCTATTAATAGAATAATGGATGTTAAAGTGGAACCTTCTGGAGAAGGTGGAGATGGAGGACGAGATATTTTAGTTACATTTAACATAAATGATTCAGTAGTTACTTTTTCTCGTAAATGGGTAATTCAATGTAAATTTCATAATAGTTCGATTTCAACTTCTCATTTGAATAAGGTTAATATACCTTCTTTGATTCATCAATATTCTGCCGATGGTTATCTTTTAATTTGTAAGGATGTTCCTGCAATTTCAACAACAAATATGTTTGAAAGCTTAAGAAAGAATTGCAGGTTTTGTTATAACTATGAAATATGGTCTGGTTCAAGATTTAAGGATTTGCTGTATACTCAAACTGACATACATAAATCATTCTTTCCCAAATATTATCAAGAAACGTTACAATTTATCAGGAATAACAAATGA
- a CDS encoding SEC-C domain-containing protein encodes MEKIDKDSPCPCGSGKKYKHCHSDKEDVHINHLEMVKGSTIDFTDLLKNHRSVQILGLLAALQLHPENHGRNVRFERLCRETLLNFSSNDIKPLASWELMKEAIESYSSGSYEEDPLANAFTETAIFEGGNYVVYSGIYVGFTDILNQLTECIFQVKNDLNKEFVKKVGDAIGLLLFMSNAVAHYSGHVAYIHRKSGTRNIEFPDYNKTVQYTEAVYFTREFLNEACEIQGYDIAILDDFILQPGGDELQNDAPEENVVNFKPIIELQDAILLYMPTGILNSLITYVNQKAKEYNCYDELLELFYARQFHLSCAALGSSGWWAADIELPPLKGSLFVREKVFQFDNQKLGYVCFVQPIKSVPTEFAGNSGKEATDPYKERTSEVVDFLRNLHGQQPFDVFSLYIIGEAWQDFFFVWSKPSAGNQSLALTYRELWTITHSSTINSLTLWKFAKCYSRTNERTRVMSTGGTLDTYAVYRNNYGSLMDSDEANPLDGLLIIENGSSDDFKREIQKQQNEHAAPIFYKGQLAYTKVTRYKNYAPIYVERELSESFRIVIESYKMPIWVTNPQTKGRRESWGTYVCEAIAFWLNKMSYLLSPYLNEQDFIQFEIEVIVADEMLNLQQFQVRQVALTEIHIKSEVIPPTIRITIPFNYIYVVSLPDNTADKMMMRTVMQGMVNYIKAAGNNTKLNGQIIEEIINSTLRPANAKMLLFNDASLNIKIDDRDLPPLYYINDTDVSYVLDNLVSYLPEEYEISIDILEKKNKIKLCDDIVTALINQISDRIALFDGAGLLKWLIKLNEKCIQVREFREILIPAKIACFSDFNSEVRLLMDDEKNLVITAHAIRTLIEFIATQIPSGHKWPNYDDIGELLALTNQLTEWGALSEAMRLGLDDPKMGLLPSGRIGTDKTLEREAFKPYAVAKTESTLFKNVEDFESNYVQSKKSKDVSETDESKALDTAFRAEFGITLTNLSKIIGALVNEAFTKGKSCMDIEESAIIKILSSIQGVSTDDLNCALKLLTLLERTGIGIPPVGYTPIDIFPWRYNRSISYIRRPLIKLQNEGSYYYYYGHRHLIQFIDNLFYLLYSGKLPNVKSELMTSWLAGVSGDKGKPFRKAVKTWIEQNSDFQVIPHEVKMENLVPHGYKESDKPEGDIDLLVIDHIKYIIYPIECKNIQGGRNVHEMKVEIDDYIGRNGNDKKAKIKKHLIRHQWLNTNKNSLASLVPNAEEYEIKSFILTADEIPLGYLKKDTLPLPLKSFAFLRKLGVSYLSDLK; translated from the coding sequence ATGGAAAAAATTGATAAAGACTCCCCTTGTCCTTGTGGAAGCGGAAAAAAATATAAGCACTGCCATTCAGATAAAGAAGATGTTCATATCAACCATCTAGAAATGGTTAAAGGATCCACAATAGACTTTACAGATTTACTTAAGAACCATAGGTCTGTTCAAATTTTAGGGCTATTAGCGGCATTACAACTGCACCCTGAAAATCATGGTAGAAATGTTCGGTTTGAGCGGTTGTGCCGAGAAACCTTGTTAAATTTTAGCTCTAATGATATTAAGCCATTGGCTTCCTGGGAATTAATGAAAGAAGCGATTGAGAGTTATTCCTCAGGAAGTTATGAAGAAGATCCACTGGCGAACGCTTTTACTGAGACCGCAATTTTTGAAGGAGGTAATTATGTTGTGTACTCCGGTATTTACGTCGGATTTACCGACATCCTCAACCAACTCACCGAGTGTATTTTTCAGGTAAAAAATGACCTAAATAAAGAGTTTGTAAAAAAAGTTGGGGACGCAATTGGATTATTGTTATTCATGAGCAATGCCGTCGCTCATTACTCTGGCCATGTTGCTTATATACATCGAAAAAGTGGTACCAGAAATATTGAATTTCCTGATTATAATAAAACCGTTCAATATACCGAAGCCGTTTACTTTACGAGAGAGTTCTTAAACGAAGCTTGCGAAATTCAGGGATATGATATTGCAATATTGGATGACTTTATATTGCAACCTGGAGGAGATGAACTTCAGAATGACGCACCTGAAGAAAATGTGGTTAATTTCAAACCGATTATTGAGCTACAGGATGCCATCCTACTTTATATGCCAACGGGTATCTTGAATTCACTCATTACATACGTAAATCAAAAAGCAAAGGAATATAACTGTTATGATGAACTACTTGAACTATTTTATGCTAGGCAGTTTCATCTAAGTTGCGCAGCACTGGGTAGCAGTGGCTGGTGGGCTGCGGATATAGAATTACCTCCACTTAAAGGTTCTCTATTTGTGCGGGAGAAGGTATTTCAGTTCGATAATCAAAAATTAGGCTATGTATGCTTTGTTCAACCCATTAAAAGCGTACCGACAGAATTTGCTGGCAATTCTGGTAAAGAGGCAACAGATCCATATAAGGAAAGAACTAGTGAGGTAGTTGATTTTCTAAGAAACCTCCATGGGCAGCAACCTTTTGACGTCTTCAGCCTCTATATTATTGGAGAAGCCTGGCAAGATTTCTTTTTTGTATGGTCAAAACCCTCTGCAGGTAATCAATCATTGGCTTTAACTTATCGAGAACTTTGGACAATAACACATTCGTCCACAATTAACAGCTTAACATTATGGAAATTTGCAAAGTGTTACAGCAGAACTAATGAACGTACAAGAGTTATGTCCACGGGTGGGACTTTGGATACTTATGCAGTATACCGGAATAATTATGGCAGTTTGATGGACTCAGATGAAGCTAATCCGTTAGATGGCTTGCTCATAATTGAAAATGGAAGTTCAGACGATTTCAAAAGGGAAATACAAAAGCAGCAAAATGAACATGCTGCTCCGATCTTTTACAAAGGGCAATTAGCTTATACTAAAGTTACACGTTATAAAAATTATGCCCCAATATATGTAGAAAGAGAGTTGAGTGAAAGTTTTCGTATAGTTATAGAGAGCTACAAAATGCCCATCTGGGTGACTAACCCGCAGACGAAAGGAAGGAGAGAAAGTTGGGGTACCTATGTGTGTGAAGCCATTGCTTTTTGGTTGAATAAAATGTCTTACCTCCTATCTCCATATCTAAATGAACAAGATTTCATACAGTTTGAAATAGAAGTTATTGTAGCTGATGAAATGTTAAATCTGCAACAATTTCAGGTTAGACAAGTAGCCCTCACAGAAATACATATCAAGAGCGAAGTAATTCCGCCCACTATAAGGATCACTATCCCCTTTAACTATATCTATGTTGTAAGCCTGCCCGACAACACTGCTGATAAAATGATGATGAGAACAGTAATGCAGGGAATGGTAAATTATATAAAGGCAGCAGGAAATAATACAAAACTTAATGGACAAATTATTGAAGAAATTATTAATAGCACGCTACGTCCTGCTAATGCGAAAATGCTTCTTTTTAATGATGCTTCTTTAAATATAAAAATTGACGATCGAGACCTTCCACCGCTTTATTATATAAATGATACTGACGTATCTTATGTTTTGGATAATCTTGTAAGCTATCTACCTGAAGAATATGAAATATCCATCGATATTCTGGAAAAGAAAAATAAGATTAAGCTCTGTGACGATATTGTAACTGCTCTTATAAATCAGATTTCTGATCGGATTGCTTTATTTGATGGAGCCGGATTACTAAAGTGGCTAATCAAGCTGAATGAAAAGTGCATACAGGTGAGGGAATTTCGGGAAATACTTATTCCTGCGAAAATTGCCTGCTTCAGTGACTTTAATTCTGAAGTTCGGCTGTTAATGGATGACGAAAAAAATCTGGTGATAACTGCCCATGCAATTAGGACATTGATAGAGTTTATAGCTACCCAAATTCCTTCTGGTCATAAATGGCCAAACTATGACGATATAGGCGAGCTCCTTGCTTTAACTAATCAACTTACTGAATGGGGCGCATTGAGCGAAGCTATGCGATTGGGCCTTGACGATCCAAAGATGGGATTATTGCCGTCAGGTCGTATTGGTACTGACAAAACATTGGAGCGGGAAGCATTTAAACCATACGCCGTAGCTAAAACTGAAAGTACATTGTTTAAAAATGTAGAAGATTTTGAATCCAATTATGTTCAGTCGAAGAAATCAAAGGACGTGAGTGAAACAGATGAATCAAAAGCACTCGATACAGCTTTTAGAGCAGAGTTTGGAATAACTCTTACCAATTTATCAAAAATTATCGGTGCTCTAGTAAACGAGGCCTTCACCAAAGGTAAGTCTTGCATGGATATAGAGGAATCTGCAATAATAAAAATTCTATCCTCAATTCAAGGTGTTAGCACCGATGATCTCAATTGCGCGCTTAAATTACTGACGTTATTAGAAAGAACTGGGATTGGTATACCCCCTGTCGGCTACACCCCTATTGATATTTTCCCTTGGCGGTATAATAGATCAATTTCTTATATCAGGAGGCCATTGATTAAACTTCAGAATGAAGGTAGTTACTATTATTATTATGGACATAGGCATTTAATTCAATTTATTGATAACTTATTCTATTTACTTTATTCAGGTAAATTGCCTAATGTTAAATCTGAACTAATGACAAGTTGGCTTGCCGGAGTTTCAGGAGACAAAGGCAAGCCATTCAGGAAAGCAGTAAAAACTTGGATTGAGCAGAACTCAGATTTTCAGGTAATACCTCATGAAGTTAAAATGGAAAATTTAGTTCCTCATGGCTATAAAGAAAGTGATAAGCCCGAAGGGGATATTGATCTTCTTGTGATAGATCATATCAAATACATAATTTATCCCATTGAATGTAAAAACATTCAAGGAGGTAGAAATGTACATGAAATGAAGGTTGAAATAGATGATTATATTGGTCGTAACGGTAATGATAAAAAAGCTAAAATAAAAAAGCATTTGATACGACATCAGTGGCTTAATACAAATAAGAATTCTTTAGCCAGCCTAGTTCCAAATGCAGAAGAATATGAAATTAAATCATTCATATTAACTGCAGATGAGATTCCACTTGGTTATCTAAAAAAAGATACCCTCCCCTTACCTTTGAAGTCATTTGCTTTTTTGAGAAAACTTGGTGTATCTTATTTGTCGGATTTAAAATAA
- a CDS encoding DUF4249 domain-containing protein, producing the protein MSRIYLYIIFILFVSSFLSGCIRTLDEKDMPKIEPKLVIGGYISPQDTVVKIFVGKSVPIYKKSDQMYNLNPPVKDASVLLSGNGVSASLLFDEKSSSYTVPASQFPIVPGATYHLTVSTPAGLYAEAETTVPEEINSSLTFKIDTVEGTSNYGYSGKSIRISVWWDDIQNQSNYYRIFGEIGVLYDSTYYNYPMYNYQYSLNFDTKSIVIKDIGFANGKLGPFKADTPLESMKKRFSNIGLSLLNIDRNYYEFYKSYDSNYQDDPFSEPQNIYTNIKGGLGVFGSYQKYSIKSELK; encoded by the coding sequence ATGTCTCGTATATATCTTTATATCATTTTTATCTTATTCGTGTCTTCCTTTTTGTCAGGCTGCATCAGGACATTAGACGAAAAAGATATGCCCAAAATAGAGCCTAAACTTGTTATTGGGGGATACATTTCGCCTCAAGACACTGTAGTTAAAATATTTGTAGGAAAATCAGTTCCGATTTACAAGAAGAGCGATCAGATGTATAATTTAAATCCTCCTGTGAAAGATGCGTCGGTGTTGTTATCAGGTAATGGAGTTTCTGCTTCGCTGCTTTTTGATGAAAAATCATCTTCTTATACAGTTCCGGCTTCTCAATTTCCGATAGTTCCCGGAGCAACGTACCATCTGACTGTTTCAACTCCTGCAGGCCTTTATGCGGAAGCAGAAACAACTGTTCCGGAAGAAATCAATTCAAGCCTCACATTCAAAATAGATACTGTAGAAGGTACATCCAATTATGGATATTCAGGCAAGAGCATCCGGATTTCGGTGTGGTGGGATGATATACAAAATCAGAGCAATTATTATAGAATCTTTGGTGAGATAGGGGTTTTATATGACTCCACCTATTACAATTATCCCATGTATAATTACCAATATAGCCTGAATTTTGATACTAAAAGTATTGTGATTAAAGATATCGGTTTTGCAAACGGTAAATTGGGACCATTCAAGGCGGATACACCATTAGAATCTATGAAAAAACGTTTCAGCAATATTGGCCTCAGTCTTCTGAATATTGATAGAAATTATTATGAATTTTATAAAAGCTACGATTCAAATTATCAGGATGATCCATTCTCTGAACCTCAGAATATTTATACAAATATAAAAGGAGGACTAGGAGTGTTTGGTTCTTACCAGAAGTATTCGATAAAATCAGAGTTAAAATAA
- a CDS encoding TonB-dependent receptor, which translates to MAQDIHYDISGYVRDAKTKTGLPGVMIQVSPGGDGTTTDTKGYYNLSVTPSDSAEITFSFVGYSTVKKVIAIKGDLRLDVPLSEEAAEIKEVIVEGKRFKTVSDGADISNIEIPIDQIKDVPTLMGEKDVLKTIQLMPGVQKGSEGTAGLYVRGGGPGENLFLLDNATVYNPYHLFGFFSSFNGDALKSVELTKGGFPAKYGGRLSSVVDMEIRNGNNEKIHAEGGVGLIASRLTVEGPIKKGKSSFIISGRRTYLDALMYPLLPSDNKGGYFFYDLNWKFNFDINPKNRIYLSGYFGRDKFWARFKDGESDSRAWLRWGNAASTLAWDHIYNEKINSQTSLIYSNYVFDINIDEKYGTDNYKLRYISNVKDISLKHEFNISASSSHTLKIGLISTLHTFKPEAVTYRETGFNDVKVDNKIQAVETSVYLQDTFKPIPRLTINAGVRLSGYITANKSYVFPEPRISAGYKITDNIAIKGGFAIMNQYIYQVTSGGIGLPLDLWVPTTDNIKPAQSKQIALGLAKDIPGKNMVCSIEGYYKKTNRSVGFKEGATFLLSEDIVEKNESSWKKNLTQGQGWSYGLEFLLHKRAGKFSGWIGYTLSWSQLQFDSVNFGKKFYARYDRRHDISLVGMYKLSDKVHLSATWVYGTGNAITIPNAEYGGIEHNPGSNGSIGGRSLTDYGIKNEYRMRAYHRLDIGIKFIKKFPSGRERTWDLSIYNAYSRRNPYFYFMSSENGMNVIKQVSLFPIIPSITYNFKF; encoded by the coding sequence CCGGAGGTGATGGAACGACGACTGATACTAAAGGCTATTACAATCTTTCTGTTACACCTTCTGATTCTGCCGAAATTACCTTTTCATTTGTCGGTTACAGCACTGTTAAGAAAGTGATAGCTATAAAAGGTGACTTGCGTCTAGATGTACCGCTCTCTGAAGAAGCTGCCGAAATAAAGGAAGTAATTGTTGAAGGGAAGAGGTTTAAAACAGTAAGTGATGGGGCTGACATAAGTAATATCGAAATTCCCATAGATCAGATTAAGGATGTACCAACACTAATGGGAGAGAAGGATGTTTTGAAAACCATTCAACTGATGCCTGGTGTTCAAAAAGGAAGTGAAGGTACAGCTGGTTTGTATGTAAGAGGTGGAGGTCCAGGTGAAAACCTCTTCCTGCTCGACAATGCAACAGTATACAATCCTTATCATCTTTTCGGATTTTTCTCTTCGTTCAATGGTGATGCGCTCAAAAGTGTAGAACTTACCAAAGGAGGATTTCCTGCCAAATATGGAGGAAGACTTTCTTCTGTAGTGGATATGGAAATAAGAAATGGAAACAACGAAAAAATACATGCAGAAGGAGGAGTGGGCCTTATCGCCTCACGTCTGACGGTAGAAGGGCCAATAAAAAAAGGGAAGTCTTCCTTTATTATTTCAGGTCGACGGACTTATCTGGATGCATTGATGTATCCGTTACTTCCATCTGATAACAAGGGTGGCTATTTTTTTTATGACCTCAACTGGAAATTCAATTTTGACATCAACCCTAAAAACAGAATCTATCTGAGCGGTTATTTTGGGAGAGACAAATTCTGGGCAAGATTTAAAGATGGTGAAAGTGATTCCCGTGCCTGGTTAAGGTGGGGCAATGCTGCAAGCACTCTGGCATGGGATCATATTTATAATGAAAAGATAAATTCTCAGACATCGCTCATTTATAGTAATTATGTTTTTGATATTAATATAGATGAGAAATATGGAACAGATAACTATAAACTGCGCTACATTTCTAATGTAAAAGATATTTCATTAAAACATGAATTCAATATATCAGCATCTTCCAGTCATACATTAAAAATAGGATTGATCTCTACACTTCATACTTTTAAACCGGAAGCCGTAACATACCGTGAAACAGGTTTTAACGATGTGAAGGTTGACAATAAGATACAAGCAGTTGAAACTTCAGTTTATCTTCAGGATACCTTTAAACCCATTCCAAGACTTACAATCAATGCTGGTGTGCGACTGTCAGGCTATATTACAGCAAACAAAAGTTATGTATTTCCGGAACCCAGAATAAGCGCAGGATATAAGATAACGGACAATATTGCAATTAAAGGAGGATTTGCAATAATGAATCAGTATATATATCAGGTGACAAGCGGGGGAATTGGTTTACCATTGGACCTTTGGGTTCCCACAACCGACAATATAAAACCTGCACAATCAAAGCAAATTGCTTTAGGGTTGGCAAAAGATATTCCTGGAAAAAATATGGTATGCAGTATTGAAGGGTATTATAAGAAAACCAACAGAAGTGTAGGATTTAAAGAAGGTGCTACTTTTTTATTATCTGAAGATATTGTAGAGAAGAATGAAAGCAGTTGGAAAAAAAATCTTACCCAGGGTCAAGGATGGTCATATGGTCTGGAATTTTTACTTCATAAAAGAGCAGGGAAATTTTCAGGTTGGATAGGATATACATTGTCATGGAGCCAGTTGCAATTTGACTCCGTGAATTTTGGAAAGAAGTTTTATGCTCGTTACGATAGAAGGCATGATATCTCACTTGTTGGAATGTACAAACTTTCTGATAAGGTTCATCTTTCAGCAACCTGGGTATACGGAACAGGTAATGCCATCACTATCCCCAATGCTGAATATGGAGGTATTGAGCATAATCCTGGAAGCAATGGTAGTATTGGCGGCAGAAGCCTTACAGATTATGGAATAAAAAATGAATACAGAATGAGAGCATACCATCGGCTTGATATAGGCATTAAATTTATCAAAAAGTTTCCTTCAGGTCGTGAGAGGACATGGGATTTAAGTATATACAATGCTTATTCAAGGAGAAACCCATACTTCTATTTTATGAGTAGTGAAAATGGAATGAATGTCATTAAACAAGTATCTCTTTTTCCAATCATTCCTTCAATAACCTATAACTTCAAATTTTAA